A genome region from Arachis duranensis cultivar V14167 chromosome 8, aradu.V14167.gnm2.J7QH, whole genome shotgun sequence includes the following:
- the LOC107460177 gene encoding uncharacterized protein LOC107460177, translated as MAVCDVVVSNLTIIYVAVIACVKAYGLIVCGQSFGGGFVVIVSTTVVAFILVATLTWDVSRKATCPFSRHHAQSLINHHDHEMCKGGICWHGVAVRSPASHIRFRLPQQIPYAAF; from the coding sequence ATGGCGGTATGTGATGTAGTTGTGAGCAACCTGACGATCATCTATGTAGCAGTGATCGCGTGCGTTAAGGCATACGGGCTTATTGTGTGTGGTCAAAGCTTCGGCGGTGGCTTTGTGGTGATTGTGTCCACCACCGTAGTCGCTTTTATCCTTGTGGCCACACTCACTTGGGATGTGTCGCGTAAAGCCACGTGTCCTTTCAGCCGCCATCATGCTCAGAGCCTAATTAACCATCATGACCATGAGATGTGCAAGGGAGGCATATGCTGGCACGGCGTCGCGGTTAGATCCCCAGCTTCTCACATCCGTTTCAGACTCCCCCAGCAGATTCCTTACGCGGCTTTCTAA
- the LOC107460161 gene encoding pathogenesis-related thaumatin-like protein 3.5 — translation MEHNKLTLINPIPVLITLCVLVSEGKATTFTLLNKCDYTVWPGILTNAGVDPLPVTGFALRTGESKTITAPTTWGGRFWGRTLCAQDSAGKFSCGTGDCGSGKLECAGSGATPPATLAEFTLHGAGGLDFFDVSLVDGYNLPITVVPQGGSGENCTVTGCVGDLNGDCPSELRVMSEDGKRGVACKSACDAFRLPQYCCDGAYRSPDTCKPSSYSKVFKSVCSRAYSYAYDDKTSTFTCASADYTITFCPSPDTNPSSKKSWEGQNSNSDSNESSSSSSPSSSSTPTSPQVSKGGMVYVGALDQSEIPWSACTRARESQSTAAFIIIMAIWRLWQLLF, via the exons ATGGAGCATAATAAGCTCACATTAATAAATCCAATCCCAGTACTAATAACGCTGTGTGTATTAGTATCAG AGGGGAAAGCAACTACCTTCACACTACTCAACAAATGTGACTACACTGTGTGGCCGGGAATTCTCACTAACGCTGGTGTCGACCCTCTTCCGGTCACCGGCTTCGCCCTCCGAACCGGCGAGTCCAAAACCATCACGGCACCAACCACCTGGGGCGGCCGTTTCTGGGGCAGGACACTCTGCGCCCAAGACTCCGCCGGAAAATTCTCATGCGGCACTGGCGATTGCGGCTCCGGCAAACTAGAATGTGCTGGCAGCGGTGCCACGCCGCCGGCAACCCTGGCAGAGTTCACCCTCCATGGCGCCGGAGGACTAGATTTCTTTGACGTCAGCTTGGTCGACGGTTACAACCTCCCGATCACGGTGGTTCCGCAGGGTGGCTCCGGCGAAAACTGCACCGTCACGGGGTGCGTGGGAGACCTCAATGGCGATTGTCCATCGGAGCTGAGGGTTATGAGCGAGGATGGGAAACGTGGCGTGGCGTGTAAGAGCGCGTGCGATGCGTTCCGGTTGCCGCAGTATTGCTGCGACGGCGCGTACCGCTCACCGGACACTTGCAAGCCTTCGTCTTACTCGAAGGTGTTCAAGAGCGTGTGCTCACGCGCGTATAGCTACGCGTATGACGACAAGACGAGCACATTTACGTGCGCATCTGCCGATTACACCATTACGTTTTGTCCTTCCCCTGATACTAACCCCAG TAGTAAGAAATCGTGGGAGGGACAAAACTCGAACTCAGATAGTAACGAATCTTCTTCGTCATCATCTCCATCTTCGTCCTCTACTCCAACATCACCACAGGTGAGCAAGGGAGGAATGGTGTACGTAGGTGCACTAGACCAAAGTGAAATACCATGGTCAGCGTGCACTCGTGCTAGGGAATCCCAATCCACTGCAGCCTTCATCATCATTATGGCAATTTGGCGCTTGTGGCAACTGCTCTTTTAG
- the LOC107460143 gene encoding endoplasmin homolog — protein sequence MRKWTLPSALLLLSLLLLFADQGRKLQANAEADSDELVDPPKVEDKIGAVPNGLSTDSDVAKREAESISKRSLRNNAQKFEFQAEVSRLMDILINSLYSNKDIFLRELISNASDALDKIRFLSLTDKEILGEGDTAKLEIQIKLDKEKKILSIRDRGIGMTKEDLIKNLGTIAKSGTSAFLEKMQSSGDLNLIGQFGVGFYSVYLVADYVEVISKHNDDKQHVWESKADGAFAISEDTWNEPLGRGTEIRLHLRDEAGEYLEEHKLKELVKKYSEFINFPIYLWASKEVDVEVPADEDDESSESSSEEESKDDDAEKSEDDEEKPKTKTVKETTYEWELLNDVKAIWLRNPKEVSEEEYTKFYHTLAKDFGDEKPLAWSHFNAEGDVEFKAVLFVPPKAPHDLYESYYNSNKSNLKLYVRRVFISDEFDELLPKYLSFLKGLVDSDTLPLNVSREMLQQHSSLRTIKKKLIRKALDMIRRIADEDPDESTDKDKKEEVSSDNDEKRGQYAKFWNEFGKSIKLGIIEDATNRNRLAKLLRVETSKSEGKLTSLDQYISRMKSGQKDIFYITGTNKEQLEKSPFLERLRKKNYEVIYFTDPVDEYLMQYLMDYEDKKFQNVSKEGLKIGKDAKAKELKESFKDLTKWWKSALSSENVDDVKISNRLDNTPCVVVTSKFGWSANMERIMQAQTLSDASKQAYMRGKRVLEINPRHPIIKELRERVVKNPEDESVKQTAQLMYQTALFESGFLLNDPKDFASRIYDSVKSSLDISPEATVEEEEEAEEVEAESEAKDGASADADADAKDEL from the exons ATGAGGAAGTGGACGCTCCCTTCcgctcttcttctcctttctctccTCCTTCTATTTGCAGATCAAG GTCGCAAGCTTCAGGCAAATGCCGAAGCTGATTCTGACGAGCTTGTAGATCCACCTAAGGTTGAGGACAAGATCGGTGCCGTTCCTAACGGTCTTTCCACAGATTCAGATGTCGCCAAGAG GGAGGCGGAGTCGATCTCGAAGAGATCTCTTCGCAACAACGCGCAGAAGTTTGAGTTCCAGGCCGAAGTTTCTCGGCTTATGGATATTCTCATCAACTCCCTCTACAGCAACAAGGATATTTTCCTCAGGGAGTTGATCTCTAATGCTTCTGAC GCGCTGGACAAGATTAGGTTTCTCTCTCTCACCGATAAGGAGATTCTGGGGGAAGGTGATACTGCCAAGCTCGAAATCCAG ATTAAGTTGGACAAGGAGAAGAAAATCCTCTCCATCCGAGACAGGGGTATTGGTATGACAAAGGAGGATTTAATAAAGAATTTGGGGACCATAGCAAAATCTGGAACCTCAG CGTTTCTTGAGAAAATGCAATCAAGTGGTGATCTCAATCTTATTGGGCAGTTTGGAGTTGGTTTCTACTCGGTGTACCTTGTGGCTGACTATGTTGAAGTAATTAGCAAACATAATGACGATAAACA GCATGTGTGGGAATCTAAAGCTGATGGAGCATTTGCGATTTCTGAAGATACATGGAATGAACCACTGGGACGTGGTACTGAGATTAGGCTACACCTCAGAGATGAAGCTGGGGAGTACTTGGAGGAGCATAAGCTTAAG GAATTGGTAAAAAAATACTCTGAATTTATTAACTTTCCTATTTATCTCTGGGCAAGCAAAGAGGTTGATGTGGAGGTCCCTgctgatgaagatgatgaatcAT CTGAAAGCAGCTCTGAGGAAGAAAGTAAAGATGATGATGCTGAGAAAAGTGAAGATGACGAAGAGAAGCCCAAGACAAAGACAGTGAAGGAAACGACTTATGAATGGGAACTTCTAAATGATGTGAAAGCTATATGGCTGCGAAATCCAAAGGAGGTTTCAGAAGAAGAGTACACCAAATTCTACCATACTCTTGCCAAG GATTTCGGTGATGAGAAACCTTTAGCATGGAGTCACTTCAACGCTGAAGGCGATGTTGAGTTCAAGGCAGTGCTTTTTGTGCCACCTAAAGCCCCTCATGATTTATATGAGAGTTATTACAACTCTAACAAATCCAATCTGAAGTTGTATGTTAGACGAGTCTTTATTTCAGATGAATTTGATGAACTGTTGCCTAAATACCTCAGCTTCTTGAAG GGCCTTGTTGATTCTGACACGTTGCCACTTAATGTCTCCCGTGAAATGCTTCAACAACACAGTAGCCTGAGGACAATCAAGAAGAAACTTATCAGGAAAGCCCTTGATATGATCCGTAGGATTGCTGATGAGGATCCAGATGAGTCCACTGACAAAGATAAGAAAG AAGAGGTATCATCTGACAATGATGagaaaagaggtcaatatgctAAGTTCTGGAATGAGTTTGGAAAGTCCATCAAACTTGGCATCATTGAAGATGCTACTAACAGAAACCGTCTGGCAAAACTGCTGAGAGTTGAGAC CTCCAAGTCTGAAGGTAAATTGACGTCTCTTGATCAGTACATCTCCAGAATGAAATCTGGACAAAAGGATATCTTCTACATAACTGGAACTAACAAAGAACAACTGGAAAAATCTCCTTTCCTTGAGCGGCTTAGGAAGAAAAATTACGAG GTTATTTACTTCACTGATCCAGTTGATGAATACTTGATGCAATATCTTATGGATTATGAAGACAAAAAATTCCAAAATGTGTCCAAGGAAGGTCTGAAAATTGGAAAGGATGCCAAAGCCAAGGAACTAAAGGAATCCTTCAAGGATCTCACAAAGTGGTGGAAAAGTGCACTTTCCAGTGAAAATGTTGATGATGTGAAGATATCTAACCGTTTGGATAACACTCCTTGTGTGGTGGTGACTTCGAAATTTGGTTGGAGTGCTAATATGGAGAGAATAATGCAGGCACAAACTTTATCAGATGCTAGCAAGCAAGCATACATGCGTGGCAAGAGGGTTCTTGAAATCAATCCTAGGCACCCTATTATCAAGGAGCTCAGGGAGCGTGTAGTAAAGAACCCTGAG GATGAGAGTGTGAAGCAAACAGCACAGCTGATGTATCAAACTGCTCTCTTTGAAAGTGGTTTCTTGCTAAACGACCCCAAGGATTTTGCATCTCGCATTTATGACTCAGTGAAGTCCAGCTTGGATATTAGTCCTGAAGCAACTgtggaagaggaggaagaagctGAAGAAGTTGAGGCCGAGAGTGAGGCCAAGGACGGTGCATCTGCTGATGCTGATGCTGATGCGAAGGACGAGTTGTAG